A genomic segment from Helicobacter sp. NHP19-012 encodes:
- the pheS gene encoding phenylalanine--tRNA ligase subunit alpha — protein MQALQAALEKLEEVKDLHTLEELRLLVLGKKGLLAHAFAGLKELEQEEKTRYAQELNRFKESFSTLHAQKKQALQALELQVRLEAEKIDVSLANTHSGGSLGHPLNYTKERIITHFTQRGFKLHLGALVEDDFHNFSALNIPPHHPARAMQDTFYFKDHKLLRTHTSPSQIHAMQTQTPPIKMIAVGHTFRRDYDTTHTPMFSQVEGLVVDTGVHFGHLKQVLEEFLNAFFGSVKVRWRSSFFPFTEPSAEVDMSCVFCQQKGCKVCKNTGWLEVLGAGLVHPEVFKNVGLEGMQGYAFGLGIERLAMLSCEINDLRSFFETDLRMLEAF, from the coding sequence ATGCAGGCATTACAAGCGGCTTTAGAAAAACTAGAGGAGGTAAAGGATTTACACACGCTGGAGGAATTGCGCCTATTAGTGCTAGGTAAAAAGGGCTTGCTTGCCCACGCCTTTGCAGGTCTCAAAGAATTAGAGCAAGAGGAGAAGACGAGATACGCTCAAGAGCTCAACCGCTTTAAAGAAAGCTTTAGCACTCTACACGCCCAAAAAAAGCAAGCCCTGCAAGCTTTAGAATTGCAAGTGCGCCTAGAGGCTGAAAAAATCGATGTGAGTTTAGCCAACACCCATTCAGGTGGGAGCTTAGGGCATCCCTTAAACTACACTAAAGAGCGCATCATCACCCACTTCACCCAAAGGGGCTTTAAATTGCACTTAGGTGCGCTTGTAGAAGATGATTTTCACAATTTTAGCGCGCTCAACATCCCCCCCCACCACCCCGCCCGTGCCATGCAAGACACCTTCTACTTTAAAGACCACAAGCTCCTACGCACCCACACATCCCCTAGCCAAATCCACGCCATGCAAACACAAACCCCCCCGATCAAAATGATCGCCGTGGGGCACACTTTTAGACGCGATTACGACACCACCCACACCCCCATGTTCTCGCAGGTGGAGGGGCTAGTCGTGGATACAGGCGTGCATTTTGGGCATTTAAAGCAAGTCTTAGAAGAGTTTTTAAACGCCTTCTTTGGCTCTGTCAAGGTGCGCTGGCGCTCCAGCTTTTTCCCCTTCACCGAGCCTAGTGCTGAGGTGGATATGAGTTGTGTTTTCTGTCAGCAAAAAGGGTGCAAGGTGTGTAAAAACACGGGCTGGCTCGAGGTGCTAGGTGCGGGGCTCGTGCATCCAGAGGTCTTTAAAAATGTCGGGCTAGAGGGCATGCAAGGTTACGCCTTTGGGCTAGGTATTGAAAGGCTTGCCATGCTCTCTTGTGAAATCAACGACTTACGCAGTTTCTTTGAAACGGATTTACGCATGCTGGAGGCGTTTTAA
- the rpsO gene encoding 30S ribosomal protein S15: MALSTEKKQEIIKRFARQDNDTGSCEVQIALLSQRIADLTAHLKNNPKDHSSRLGLLKLVGHRKNLLKYLKETQHDRYVVLIEALGIKNR, encoded by the coding sequence ATGGCTTTAAGTACGGAGAAGAAGCAAGAGATCATTAAACGCTTCGCCCGACAAGACAACGACACAGGTTCATGCGAGGTGCAAATCGCCCTTTTGAGCCAAAGGATTGCGGATTTAACCGCTCATTTAAAAAACAATCCCAAGGATCACTCTAGCCGTTTGGGGCTTTTAAAACTCGTGGGGCACCGCAAAAACCTGCTCAAATACCTCAAAGAAACCCAGCATGATCGCTATGTAGTGCTTATTGAAGCATTAGGTATTAAGAATCGTTAA
- the flhA gene encoding flagellar biosynthesis protein FlhA, whose protein sequence is MARNKQKSILKRTFPFLRQLTQSKDLTVVAFVIAILAIIIVPLPPFLLDFLLTISIALSVLIILIGLYITKPTDFSAFPTLLLIVTLYRLALNVATTRMILTQGYKGPSAVSDIISAFGEFTVSGNYVIGTIIFSILVLVNLLVVTNGSTRVTEVRARFALDAMPGKQMAIDADLNSGLIDNEEAKKRRAALSQEADFYGAMDGASKFVKGDAIASIIITLINIIGGFLVGVFQRDMTMAYSASTFTVLTIGDGLVSQIPALIIATATGIVATRTTQHEEENFASKLITQLTDKSKTLIIVGFILLLFASVPGLPTFSLFFVGSLFLFIAWLISREGKDNLFSKFEAWLSKKTGIDLSHKPTATADQAPTTRPQKSAEEIKKEEEQAINEVLKIEFLELALGYQLISLADVKQGGDLLERIRGIRKKIASDYGFLMPQIRIRDNLQLPPTHYEIKLKGITIGDGSVMPERFLAMNTGFAGKEIEGIPTKEPAFGMDALWIEPKDKEEAIIQGYTIIDPSTVIATHTSELVKNYAEEFITKDEVKSLLERLGNDYPAIVEEAKKIPTGVIRSVLQELLHEKIPIKDMLTILETITDIAPSVQNDITILTEQVRARLSRVITNIFKSEDGSLKLLTLGTATEQFLLNKLKDQASGKFLLLNATEMQQLIEHVSAESMKILQRGIAPVILIVDPELRRPLSTKMEQFKIDIVVLSHAELDTNAKYEVLGTININF, encoded by the coding sequence GTGGCGCGTAACAAGCAAAAGAGCATTTTAAAGCGGACTTTCCCTTTTTTAAGGCAACTCACCCAGTCTAAGGACTTGACCGTTGTCGCCTTTGTGATCGCAATTTTGGCGATCATCATTGTGCCCCTACCCCCCTTTTTGCTCGACTTCTTGCTGACAATTTCTATTGCCTTATCAGTGTTGATTATCTTAATCGGGCTTTACATCACCAAGCCCACAGACTTTAGTGCCTTCCCCACTTTACTCTTGATTGTGACGCTTTACCGCCTTGCGCTCAATGTCGCCACCACCCGCATGATTTTAACGCAGGGCTACAAGGGTCCCAGTGCCGTGAGCGACATCATCAGTGCCTTCGGCGAATTCACGGTGAGCGGGAACTATGTCATCGGCACGATCATTTTCAGCATTTTAGTGTTGGTGAATTTATTAGTGGTTACCAATGGTTCGACCCGTGTTACTGAAGTGCGCGCGCGTTTTGCTTTGGACGCGATGCCCGGTAAGCAAATGGCGATCGATGCGGATTTAAATTCGGGGCTGATCGACAATGAAGAGGCCAAAAAACGAAGGGCAGCGCTTAGCCAAGAAGCGGATTTTTATGGCGCAATGGACGGGGCAAGCAAATTCGTTAAAGGCGATGCGATCGCGTCCATCATCATCACCCTAATCAACATCATCGGGGGCTTTTTAGTCGGGGTGTTCCAAAGGGACATGACGATGGCTTACAGCGCATCCACCTTCACCGTCCTAACCATTGGCGATGGGCTGGTAAGCCAAATCCCCGCTTTGATCATCGCCACGGCTACGGGCATTGTCGCCACCCGCACCACCCAGCACGAGGAAGAAAACTTCGCCAGCAAGCTCATCACCCAGCTTACCGACAAGAGCAAAACCTTAATCATTGTGGGCTTTATTCTCTTGCTTTTTGCTAGTGTGCCCGGGCTGCCCACCTTTTCGCTGTTCTTTGTGGGGAGCTTGTTTTTATTCATCGCATGGCTCATCTCCAGAGAGGGCAAGGACAATTTATTTTCTAAGTTTGAGGCGTGGCTGAGTAAAAAAACGGGCATTGACTTGAGCCACAAGCCCACCGCCACCGCCGATCAAGCCCCCACCACCCGCCCCCAAAAGAGTGCAGAAGAGATCAAAAAAGAGGAAGAGCAAGCCATCAATGAAGTGCTAAAGATCGAGTTTTTAGAGCTTGCTTTAGGCTACCAGCTCATCTCTCTTGCCGATGTCAAACAGGGGGGGGATTTGCTAGAGCGCATTCGGGGTATCCGTAAAAAGATCGCCAGCGATTATGGCTTTTTGATGCCACAAATCCGCATCCGCGATAATTTGCAACTGCCCCCCACGCATTATGAGATCAAATTAAAGGGGATCACGATCGGCGATGGGAGCGTGATGCCCGAGCGCTTTTTAGCCATGAACACGGGCTTTGCGGGCAAGGAGATCGAGGGCATCCCCACCAAAGAGCCCGCCTTTGGCATGGACGCTTTGTGGATCGAGCCTAAGGACAAAGAAGAAGCCATTATTCAGGGTTATACAATCATCGATCCCTCCACCGTGATCGCCACGCACACCAGCGAATTGGTCAAAAATTACGCTGAGGAGTTCATCACCAAAGACGAGGTGAAATCGCTTTTAGAGCGGCTGGGCAATGACTACCCGGCGATTGTGGAGGAGGCAAAGAAGATCCCCACAGGGGTGATCCGCTCGGTGTTGCAAGAATTGTTGCACGAGAAAATCCCCATTAAAGACATGCTCACAATTTTAGAAACCATCACCGACATCGCCCCCAGCGTGCAAAACGATATCACCATTTTAACCGAACAGGTGCGCGCACGGCTTTCAAGGGTCATCACCAATATTTTTAAATCTGAGGACGGGAGCTTAAAATTACTTACGCTAGGCACCGCCACCGAGCAGTTTTTATTAAACAAACTCAAGGACCAAGCTTCGGGCAAATTCTTATTGTTAAACGCCACTGAAATGCAACAGCTCATCGAACATGTGTCTGCCGAGTCTATGAAAATCTTACAGCGGGGGATCGCGCCGGTGATTCTCATCGTCGATCCCGAGTTGCGCCGTCCGCTCTCCACCAAAATGGAACAGTTTAAAATCGACATTGTGGTGCTCAGCCACGCCGAGCTAGACACCAACGCTAAATACGAGGTGCTAGGCACCATCAACATTAATTTTTAA
- a CDS encoding fumarate reductase iron-sulfur subunit, translated as MGRQITIRTLKFDPQSAVSKPHFKDYQLEEIPSMTLFIALGMIREQLDPDLSFDFVCRAGICGSCAMMVNGRPRLACKTLTSSFSENVITLMPMPSFPLIKDLSVNTGAWFAGMNARVESWAHHKKEVDITKPEERIDPDEAQNVFELDRCIECGCCIAACGTKLMRENFIGAAGMNRAMRFLIDSHDERSDDDFYELVGDDDGVFGCMSLIGCHDTCPKQIPLQGTLAELRNKMVKVGRAR; from the coding sequence ATGGGACGCCAGATCACCATCCGTACCTTAAAATTTGACCCCCAAAGTGCGGTGTCTAAACCCCACTTTAAGGATTATCAGCTAGAGGAAATCCCCTCAATGACGCTCTTCATTGCCCTAGGGATGATTAGAGAACAGCTAGATCCGGACCTTAGCTTTGACTTTGTGTGTCGGGCGGGCATTTGTGGCAGCTGTGCGATGATGGTTAATGGGAGACCCCGTTTGGCGTGCAAAACCTTAACCTCGAGCTTTAGCGAAAATGTCATCACACTCATGCCCATGCCCTCTTTTCCCTTGATTAAGGATTTGAGCGTGAATACGGGCGCGTGGTTTGCGGGGATGAACGCAAGAGTTGAGAGTTGGGCGCACCATAAAAAGGAAGTGGACATCACCAAGCCCGAAGAGCGCATTGATCCCGATGAAGCGCAAAATGTCTTTGAGCTCGATCGTTGCATTGAATGCGGGTGTTGCATTGCGGCTTGTGGAACAAAGCTCATGCGCGAAAACTTCATTGGGGCGGCGGGGATGAACCGCGCCATGCGCTTTTTGATCGACTCGCATGACGAACGTAGCGATGACGATTTTTATGAATTAGTGGGCGATGATGACGGGGTTTTTGGATGCATGAGCCTCATTGGTTGCCACGACACCTGCCCTAAACAAATCCCCTTGCAAGGCACTTTAGCTGAGCTACGCAATAAAATGGTGAAAGTGGGTAGAGCCCGCTAG
- a CDS encoding DHH family phosphoesterase has protein sequence MQVFHLSHIDLDGYGCQFVSHHFFKDIKFYNANYGREVSARLHEILDDISKALEPKRKILILVTDLNLTLNEAQFLQEQSDALRVQGLEVQLLLLDHHATGQDAAKIYHWYHLDTERSASKITFETLQKLYSPLENIENLAPMVEMINSIDIWQEGGFGFEFGKVCMRMISSTHELNRFMFDEEHRAYKFALLEKVPDYLHQERGEVAFDNDLFRLKKIALGGNPDLETMDNIASNAQVALLSQKKEECTLECEGKKGFLSYSMGGISVLANLFLEQNPEFDFYIDVSPKGSVSLRSNGKCDVSNLSKQYFNGGGHKNASGGKIEGFKESFSYYDIKEQLEKVFHKEKGADYSFFGNRFEF, from the coding sequence ATGCAAGTTTTCCACTTATCCCACATTGATTTAGACGGCTATGGATGCCAATTTGTCAGCCACCATTTTTTTAAAGACATTAAATTTTACAACGCCAATTATGGGCGAGAGGTGAGCGCAAGGTTGCACGAAATCTTGGATGACATCAGCAAAGCCCTAGAGCCCAAGCGCAAGATTTTAATTTTGGTAACAGATTTAAATCTAACCCTAAATGAGGCGCAGTTTTTGCAAGAGCAAAGCGATGCCCTGCGTGTGCAAGGGCTTGAGGTGCAACTCTTGCTTTTAGATCACCATGCCACCGGCCAAGATGCAGCAAAAATCTATCATTGGTATCATTTAGACACGGAGCGCAGTGCGTCTAAAATCACCTTTGAAACTTTGCAAAAGCTCTACTCCCCTTTAGAAAACATAGAAAACCTAGCCCCAATGGTAGAGATGATCAACTCCATTGACATTTGGCAAGAGGGGGGCTTTGGCTTTGAATTTGGCAAGGTGTGCATGCGCATGATCTCTAGCACCCACGAGCTCAACCGCTTCATGTTTGACGAGGAGCATAGGGCATATAAATTCGCCCTTTTAGAGAAAGTGCCCGACTATCTGCACCAAGAAAGGGGTGAGGTTGCCTTTGATAACGATTTATTTAGGCTCAAAAAAATCGCTCTAGGGGGCAATCCGGATTTAGAAACGATGGACAACATCGCCTCCAACGCCCAAGTCGCCCTACTCTCACAGAAAAAAGAGGAATGCACCCTGGAGTGTGAGGGCAAAAAGGGGTTTTTGAGCTATAGCATGGGGGGCATTAGCGTGTTGGCCAATCTCTTTTTAGAGCAGAACCCCGAATTTGACTTTTATATCGATGTGAGCCCTAAGGGGTCTGTGAGTCTGCGCTCTAATGGAAAATGCGATGTGAGTAACTTAAGTAAACAATATTTTAATGGAGGGGGGCATAAAAACGCCAGTGGGGGCAAAATTGAGGGCTTTAAAGAAAGTTTTAGCTACTATGACATTAAGGAGCAGTTAGAAAAGGTGTTTCACAAGGAAAAGGGGGCTGATTACAGTTTCTTTGGGAATCGCTTTGAGTTCTAA
- a CDS encoding fumarate reductase cytochrome b subunit yields MQQEEIIEGYYGVGAERKKSGMYAKLDFLQSATGLILALFMIAHMFLVSSILISDKAMLAVTKFFEGSLFIKAGEPAIVSAVAAAVIIILVAHAFLALRKFPINYRQYKIFQTHKYLMKHGDTSLWMVQVGTGFAMFFLASVHLFVMLTAPHSIGPHTSSYRFVSQHFWLLYIFLLIAVELHGSIGLYRLAIKWGWFKDLGIDQLRKIKWGMSVFFIVLGLLTYGSYVKHGIMQKGEIASMQQAVQADEQLHKD; encoded by the coding sequence ATGCAACAAGAGGAAATCATTGAGGGTTATTATGGCGTGGGGGCGGAGCGCAAAAAAAGCGGGATGTATGCCAAGCTCGACTTTTTGCAAAGCGCGACAGGGCTCATTCTAGCCTTGTTTATGATTGCGCACATGTTTCTAGTCAGTAGTATTTTAATCAGCGATAAAGCCATGCTTGCGGTGACAAAATTCTTTGAGGGAAGTCTGTTTATCAAAGCAGGCGAGCCGGCGATTGTAAGTGCGGTGGCGGCAGCGGTGATCATCATCCTAGTCGCCCACGCCTTTTTAGCTTTGCGCAAGTTCCCCATCAATTACAGGCAGTATAAAATTTTCCAAACCCATAAGTATCTAATGAAACACGGCGATACGAGCCTATGGATGGTGCAAGTGGGGACGGGCTTTGCGATGTTCTTTTTAGCCAGTGTCCACCTATTTGTGATGCTCACCGCCCCGCATAGCATCGGTCCGCACACCTCTTCTTACCGCTTTGTGAGCCAGCATTTTTGGTTACTTTATATTTTCTTATTAATTGCTGTAGAGCTGCACGGCTCGATCGGGCTTTACCGCCTCGCCATTAAATGGGGTTGGTTTAAAGACTTAGGGATCGATCAATTACGCAAAATCAAATGGGGCATGAGTGTGTTTTTTATCGTGCTAGGGCTGCTCACCTATGGCTCTTATGTCAAACACGGGATCATGCAAAAGGGCGAGATTGCTAGCATGCAACAAGCCGTGCAAGCGGACGAACAACTCCATAAAGACTAA
- the ytpR gene encoding YtpR family tRNA-binding protein: MLLHTAHLAHFLDISSLSIPTLCTDLSRVGLEVEGTHPFNLPEKVVVAKVLSKDKHPNAEKLSVCQVDSGQGVLQIVCGAKNVAAGQFVALALEGAYLSDCNLHIKPSTLRGVESFGMLCSTTELGLPKLEEGILVLDSSINAHQPLKLGAPLKDLPFFAGTLLDIGLTPNRGDCASVLGVAREIAALYGLSLNTPHTPPPQSTPPLKLAQSAQHLALAYAKLHATSLDLPLEIRLSLALQNALSQDPLDNLLAYATYLSGVILNAYPSTPLEIKEDNLGFVKVYSQGVELSSIALNPPKDKGQRNLIEASFLDPTYTATRLSQHATKHASSLTQRTTRGSEPQVLLGFGVLQEVLQTLNALALEIESLYSKLEPQKVAFSLGDIERLLGLTLDTRQVKGILENLGFSVQVQAEHFSVQVPLFRHDIANIADIAEEVLRFIGIENVPPVLLPLNEPTSHNPHYTRYSFERTLATKALSLGFKEVVHYLFAKKEQLEKLGYPTLQDPLDLQNPINSDLNTLRTSLIPGLLQAVVQNKNLGFKSVALFELGSVYSADREESQSLAFIASGLKNPPLPPP; encoded by the coding sequence ATGTTGCTACACACCGCCCATTTGGCACATTTTTTAGACATCTCTAGCTTATCCATCCCCACCCTTTGCACGGACTTAAGCCGTGTGGGCTTAGAAGTCGAAGGCACACACCCCTTTAATTTGCCCGAAAAAGTCGTGGTAGCCAAAGTGCTCTCTAAGGATAAACACCCCAACGCTGAGAAGTTGAGCGTTTGCCAAGTGGATAGCGGGCAAGGGGTGTTACAAATCGTGTGCGGGGCGAAAAATGTCGCCGCAGGGCAGTTTGTGGCTCTAGCCCTAGAGGGGGCGTATTTGAGCGATTGCAACTTACACATTAAGCCTAGCACACTTAGGGGGGTGGAGAGTTTTGGCATGCTTTGCTCCACCACAGAGCTAGGCTTACCCAAGCTAGAAGAGGGGATTTTGGTACTAGATAGTAGTATCAACGCCCACCAGCCCCTAAAACTAGGCGCGCCCTTAAAAGATTTGCCCTTTTTTGCCGGCACACTCTTAGACATCGGCTTAACCCCCAATCGGGGGGATTGTGCCAGCGTCTTAGGCGTGGCTAGAGAAATCGCCGCCCTTTATGGCTTAAGCTTAAACACCCCCCACACACCACCCCCACAAAGCACACCCCCCCTAAAGTTAGCCCAAAGTGCCCAGCATTTAGCCCTAGCTTACGCTAAATTGCACGCCACGAGCTTAGATTTGCCCCTAGAAATCCGCCTAAGCCTAGCCTTACAAAACGCCTTAAGCCAAGACCCCCTAGACAATCTCTTAGCCTATGCAACTTATCTTAGTGGTGTCATCTTAAACGCTTACCCCAGCACGCCCCTAGAAATCAAAGAGGACAACTTAGGCTTTGTGAAAGTCTATTCTCAAGGCGTGGAGCTTAGTAGCATTGCCCTAAACCCCCCCAAAGATAAGGGGCAAAGAAACCTAATTGAGGCAAGCTTTTTAGACCCCACCTACACCGCCACAAGACTAAGCCAGCACGCCACAAAGCACGCCTCAAGCCTAACGCAACGCACCACTAGGGGGAGCGAACCGCAAGTCTTGCTCGGCTTTGGCGTGTTGCAAGAGGTGTTACAAACCCTAAACGCCCTAGCTTTAGAGATTGAAAGTCTTTACAGCAAACTTGAGCCCCAAAAAGTCGCCTTTAGCTTAGGCGACATAGAGCGTCTTTTAGGGCTGACGCTAGACACGCGTCAAGTTAAGGGCATCTTAGAGAATTTGGGCTTTAGCGTCCAAGTGCAAGCAGAGCATTTTAGCGTCCAAGTGCCCTTATTTCGGCATGACATCGCCAACATTGCCGACATCGCCGAAGAAGTCTTGCGTTTTATCGGCATTGAGAATGTCCCCCCCGTGCTCTTGCCCCTAAATGAGCCCACCAGCCACAACCCCCATTACACCCGCTACAGCTTTGAAAGAACCCTTGCCACCAAAGCCCTAAGCCTAGGCTTTAAAGAAGTGGTGCATTATCTCTTTGCCAAAAAAGAACAGCTAGAAAAGCTCGGCTACCCCACTTTGCAAGACCCCCTAGACCTGCAAAACCCCATCAACAGCGACCTAAACACCCTACGCACCTCTTTAATCCCCGGACTCTTGCAGGCGGTGGTACAGAACAAAAATCTAGGCTTTAAAAGCGTGGCGTTGTTTGAGCTAGGCAGTGTCTATAGTGCTGACAGAGAAGAAAGCCAAAGCCTAGCCTTCATTGCCAGCGGCCTTAAAAACCCCCCACTACCCCCACCCTAA
- the aroA gene encoding 3-phosphoshikimate 1-carboxyvinyltransferase produces MKLEVKPAKPFSLELEGLPADKSLSHRALIFALLCEKPCFVGNLLMGADCLSTLKIVKTLGLKVQKSKDNTLKLTPPKKFLHFNEPTKPLNCNNSGTSMRLFSGLLSSSQCQQNHYILVGDKSLSQRPMGRVVKPLAQMGAKIHARVQNFAPLSVLSSPLKGLDYASPIASAQVKSALLLASLQAKDPLNFSEPHLSRDHSERALLALGASIKLTPPKLTLEPLQKPLESFAWHIPADPSSAFYFALAVMLVPGSSVLLKGVLLNPTRIEAFKVLEQMEASVRYEFKGQMGAEPVGDIYVKHSPLKALNLSQNTASLIDELPALAVAMAVAKGVSVVSNAKELRFKESDRIATTLANLEKMGIECHALEDGFKIIGGSLKRPKEPLESFKDHRIALSFAMALLACGGDLRGVECVSVSYPNFLEHFRHLNS; encoded by the coding sequence ATGAAGCTAGAAGTTAAGCCCGCCAAGCCCTTTAGCCTAGAGTTAGAAGGCTTGCCTGCCGATAAGTCCTTAAGCCACCGGGCGTTGATTTTCGCCCTTTTGTGTGAAAAGCCTTGTTTTGTGGGTAATTTATTAATGGGGGCGGATTGTTTAAGCACGCTAAAGATTGTCAAAACTTTGGGCTTAAAGGTGCAAAAGAGCAAGGACAACACCCTAAAACTCACACCCCCTAAAAAGTTTTTACACTTTAATGAGCCTACAAAGCCCCTAAATTGCAACAACTCAGGCACGAGCATGCGGCTATTTAGTGGCCTGCTTAGCTCTAGCCAATGCCAGCAAAACCATTATATTTTAGTGGGCGATAAATCCCTAAGCCAAAGACCTATGGGGCGGGTGGTAAAGCCTTTAGCACAGATGGGGGCAAAAATCCACGCAAGGGTACAAAACTTCGCCCCCTTAAGTGTGCTAAGTAGCCCTTTAAAGGGCTTAGATTATGCTAGCCCCATCGCATCCGCCCAAGTTAAAAGTGCCCTGCTTTTAGCGAGCTTACAAGCCAAAGACCCCCTAAACTTTAGCGAACCCCACTTAAGCAGGGATCACAGCGAAAGGGCACTGCTCGCTTTAGGGGCTTCAATCAAGCTTACCCCACCCAAGCTCACGCTAGAGCCCCTGCAAAAGCCCTTAGAGTCCTTTGCATGGCATATCCCTGCCGACCCATCCAGTGCCTTTTACTTTGCCTTAGCGGTTATGCTAGTGCCGGGTAGCTCTGTGCTTTTAAAGGGGGTGCTACTCAATCCCACACGCATCGAAGCCTTTAAAGTCTTGGAGCAAATGGAGGCAAGTGTGCGTTATGAGTTTAAAGGGCAAATGGGGGCTGAGCCTGTGGGCGATATTTATGTCAAGCACAGCCCACTAAAAGCTCTAAATCTTAGCCAAAACACCGCCAGCCTGATAGACGAATTGCCCGCTTTGGCAGTGGCTATGGCGGTGGCTAAGGGGGTTAGCGTGGTGAGTAATGCTAAAGAATTGCGTTTTAAAGAGAGCGATCGCATCGCCACGACCTTAGCTAACTTAGAAAAAATGGGGATAGAGTGCCACGCTTTAGAAGACGGCTTTAAAATCATAGGGGGCAGTTTAAAACGCCCCAAAGAGCCTTTAGAGAGTTTTAAAGACCACCGCATTGCTTTAAGTTTTGCTATGGCACTGCTCGCCTGTGGGGGGGATTTAAGGGGGGTAGAGTGCGTCAGCGTTTCTTACCCGAATTTTTTAGAGCATTTTAGACACCTCAATTCTTAG
- a CDS encoding O-antigen ligase family protein, translating into MWLSLDRHKLATLFFSLFFILSFKKPSPQILMVVLAVGALLYYKAYKPPLQLKPFKWLIASMLAMFLVVLPNLFVGEDLEAWHYNLRSLNMPLVYVLGVVAIVCLSSTQVRLNTKILFYSMAFACFFNGGFALVQKVFLDMARVMGFSTIVGFVTLTSMALFGCFIYALQTDKRQEKRLFSAAMLCGFLVVLFSATRSALIAFVVTFLALCFFLRRTKKWRYMGFMALCFGGLFLLNQALEQHALLHAARTKDESFSQDLQLYAQKNPDSSIGARLARWQEALAIAKLSPLIGMSLSTKCKRLDEILSLSHSYRKASEIDCREKYDNEFFNTLAHRGVLGLVALLWFLCVLWRFFAKRKDNIGVFICAMLVFYIVLGIGFDPFDFFIEGSFFVGMVVMGAIAKQLPAEQLLATTSKDPV; encoded by the coding sequence ATGTGGCTCTCACTCGATCGCCACAAGCTAGCGACCCTCTTTTTCTCCCTTTTTTTCATCCTTTCTTTTAAAAAGCCAAGCCCCCAAATTTTAATGGTGGTGCTGGCAGTGGGAGCCCTACTCTACTACAAGGCCTACAAACCCCCGTTGCAACTAAAACCCTTTAAATGGCTCATCGCCTCCATGCTCGCCATGTTCTTGGTGGTGTTGCCCAACTTATTTGTGGGTGAAGATTTGGAAGCGTGGCATTACAATTTGCGCTCTTTAAACATGCCCCTAGTCTATGTGCTGGGTGTGGTTGCGATTGTTTGCCTAAGCAGCACCCAAGTGCGCCTCAACACCAAAATTTTATTTTACAGCATGGCCTTTGCCTGTTTTTTCAATGGGGGGTTTGCGCTCGTGCAAAAGGTCTTTTTAGACATGGCACGGGTGATGGGCTTTAGCACGATTGTGGGCTTTGTAACGCTCACTTCTATGGCGCTTTTTGGCTGCTTTATCTACGCCTTGCAGACAGACAAACGCCAAGAAAAACGGCTCTTTAGCGCTGCCATGCTTTGTGGGTTTTTGGTGGTGCTCTTTAGCGCCACTAGAAGTGCCTTGATCGCCTTTGTGGTTACTTTTTTAGCCCTCTGCTTCTTCTTAAGGCGCACCAAGAAATGGCGCTACATGGGGTTTATGGCGCTGTGCTTTGGGGGGTTATTCTTGTTAAACCAAGCCCTAGAGCAGCACGCCCTTTTACATGCAGCAAGGACCAAAGACGAGAGCTTTAGCCAAGACCTGCAACTCTATGCCCAAAAAAACCCCGATTCGAGCATTGGTGCGCGCCTTGCCCGCTGGCAAGAAGCCCTAGCTATCGCTAAGCTCTCGCCCCTTATTGGCATGAGCCTTAGCACGAAGTGCAAACGCCTAGATGAGATTTTGAGCCTCTCCCACTCTTATAGAAAAGCGAGTGAAATCGATTGTCGGGAAAAATACGACAATGAGTTTTTCAACACCCTAGCGCATAGGGGGGTCTTGGGGCTAGTGGCGTTGTTGTGGTTTTTATGCGTGCTGTGGCGCTTTTTTGCCAAGAGAAAAGACAACATCGGGGTGTTCATCTGCGCCATGCTGGTCTTTTATATTGTCTTGGGGATCGGTTTTGACCCCTTTGATTTTTTCATTGAGGGCAGCTTTTTTGTGGGGATGGTGGTTATGGGAGCAATCGCAAAGCAATTGCCCGCAGAGCAACTGCTTGCCACAACGAGCAAAGACCCAGTCTAG